The genomic segment GCATGAACCCTGGGCGTGTCTGCATGGACTGTCACTCAGTGCAGCAAAGAGCCTGTGCTCCTGCTATAGCTAAAAGCAAGACAGGTGTACAAAACTACACACAAGAGATGTCGCTCTGACAGAAGCCTCACCTGTGAGCAGCTTGCAATGGTGCTTGTTGGCAAACCTATGGATGGAGCCCAGGCTACATCACGGACCCAGTCGCTATGAGCCTCCAgcttctgctcttccttccaCTGGCCATCTTCTTCCCTGAAAACACGTGTATAGCTCAGAagagtggcagcagctgccacatTTCTCACCTCCTGTTCTGGAAGGCTTTGTTTTCATCGCTTTCAGACTCCTGGCTGATCCAGGTAATACACAGCACAAGTGTTCCTCACTCTTCTCCAGAAAGCTCTATGGCTTAAACTGACAAAATCCCTTCCAAGGGACAGAAAACAGCatagcaaaaccagaaatctgCTATTGTGGAAGTGACAGCGGCAATCAAAGACAATTAGAAAGCTGCTTTCCAAGAGAAGATGAAACAGGGCTGACACAAATTGCTATAACCATGAGAGATTGTACATCACTAagttgtttccatttttaaagcacttctcTAAATGATAATTTGAAGATGAAAGTACGGAGATGCCAAAAATATTACCTGAGATACTAACAAGGAAATTCAAAGACTATAAAGATACCAGGTTTTATAAGTTCTGAAGTCTGGCAACAGAGCACTTACTTCCAGATCTTGACAAGGTTGTCACAGCCACCAGATGCAAATCTTTTGATGTAGTTTGGCTTTTGTCCAGATGGTTGTTCTATAAGGCTTCCTGGTACAACCGCAGGAGCCCAGCTAACTGCATTACATCCAatctatttaatgaaaaaatatcattattaaaagatgttttctttaaataaatattataataaaCCCATCTTAGAAAACTAGGATTCTTGCACAATGCTGGATGAATATCAGGTGAATAAGAAATCCAGATACAGTCTAGTCTCAACAGGGCACTTACTAGAAAGTTTGAGGTAGCTAAGTAACTGTTTTATGTGCAAATACAATCTTGGCTGTGTAAACAGTGGAGACAGAGGTATGGACTGAAAAGACATACAGAGTTGCTGAGATTCAGGAGTGCAGGAGTAGAAGGAACCTGTGGGTCCAGAGACCAATTTCCTTTTACTGAGAGCCACTGCCATTAGCTTATCAAGTTCTGCTTAAGCAAAGACCCCCACTATTTTGGAAAAACATGAGTCCTGCAGTTTTTCCAGTTTCAGTTTATTCAGTCAGTTTGTACAGGTGTTCTTAGTACCAAAGCCATTTCCTATCGGGTAACTTCCAGCACTGTGTTTAACAATAATGTTTAATAAGTATTATCAGTGCTGTTTAATAACCTCTGTGTCTTGTTTTCTACTTTATTTTAGTGACTATAAAGTACACCTTCCCACTCTGGATTAATTAAACCCAAGTTATTCTCAATTCTGGAAAACGTTTCAcataatttatttgcatttccatATTTATCCAGTCTGTAAGTTCTTTGCAGCACCAAGTTGGTGCTTATGTGTAGCTCCAGGAGCTCTGCATGCTCCAAGGAACAGACGTACCGTATGTGCATTGCTGATCTTTTTGAGCTCCCACTGCCCGTCACCCGTGTAGCTCAGTAAGGAAATGGCCCCGTCAGAGCTCCCGCAGGCCAGGATCAACCCATAGTCGTGTGGGGCCCAGCAGACAGAGTTCActgtgcagggacagacaggCTGGATTACAACAGGGACTGCCCCAAACCGAGTAACCAAATCACTGACTAGTATTAGTGGAGTAGTCACTAAAAGCGAGCAGCTTTGAAAGCTAAGAATAAGAGTCTCAGCATTCCTGAATTTCAAAGCTAGTCAATTGTTTACTGAATGACTGAaaactgcctttatttttgGCACCCTTTTAGAAAGAAACACCAAAAGAACACCCTTAATGAGATATTAAAAACAGTGACTATCCCCTGCAACAGTGAATAGCATTACCAACACTGGAACAAAAGCTGAATGGCAGATGTAACATTCAATGTCTAGATTagtaacaaaacaaagctgGAGACTTCTCAGATCTGCATGTAGGAGGACCAATCATCTGaacaaaaaaatttccattGTACAACCAATGCTGAATGCTAAAATccacctttttcctttcttcctgtaGTGGATACacacaatattttcttcaagaatTCAGTACCCTACCATCTTGTTTATTTGAAAGCCGCTTTATTTGTAAAACATCTCCTACGCAAACATCCTATGAATCAGGACAAGGTATCCCGCAATATGATGTTAATAAATGTTCTGTTTATGCTGAATAGACTTAGTGTCTCTCCATTAAATCATCTGTTTGACAGATGCTTTCTTCTCTAACAGCGATGGATTTATTCCAATATTATTGAATCCTCTCATATTGCAGTTTCACTTTCCAGCTACAGACCCCACGTACCTGAGGAATCGTGCCCTGTGTACTCATATGTCTTCTCCCAAGtgccattttcttccttccagatAATAACCTTCCTGTCATAGGAACAGGAAGCCAAGATATTTCCATACATAGGGTGAGCCCAGGCAACCTGCCACACAGGACCTTCGTGCCTGCAAGAAACAGTGCGATTTGGAAGAGCTGAGAGAAGCCCGTCCCAGCTGTGGCTGTTTCACAGCCACCATTACTGTCAATCAGTGCTCTGTAAGCAATTAATGCAGCAATGTGAAGAACAGGAGTGACACCAAGGtgaaaaacagcacaaaaagtCACTGCCGTCGAAAACAATGCCAAATACTTATCCTCATATTACCAATTAAGATCGTGAGTTTACTTCTTGAAAATTATAGGAGTCAAGTATTTAAGGAATGAAGACCACCATGTATTATCTCTAACGGACTCTCTGTCCCCCCTCCCAGCTCACAGAACCATTCAGCAACAACCAGCCATAGCGCTGACTGCCTTGGAGGAATTTACCATTACCAAAGGGCTAAATGATATTAAAGATTTCCACAgattaaaattttccatttatgaCACTCTACCCTCTCAGGTCCGCAATGAGGATTTGCCCTCCGTTCCGAACATCAAAGATTTTCACGGATCTGTCTGAAGAGCAGGTTGCGAGCCGCGTGCCGTAGTAATCCATCTGCGCATCGTGCTGCAAGGCGATGGAAAAGCTGCTGTCAGCACCTGCCAGTTCCGCTCTGCTAACAAATCTTACTATGTTTTAGAAGTAGCTGTAGGAATTGTGAACAGATGACCGAGTCCCAGCAGGACAGGTTAAAACGGACAGTTCTTAGACAATCCAGACAAGCCATGCAAGTAATTTATTTCCCCAGTTGCTGTTTTCAATATTTACACAAATGTTACGCAGAAGTAATCCAGGAATTCAGCACAGTAATGTGCAGCATTTTCAGGAGGGGACAGGAAATTAGTGCCACTGTCTGTAAAGCCTTGACCAGTTAcgtggttttgtttcttactaTGTAAAGTGTGCACAAGAATACTGACATCTCCTATTTACATTTGACACTCCATTATCTAACTGGGCTCCTGGCTCCTGCAGATTACTTTGGAATGTTTCCTCCCACCCACACTGCACATCTGCTCCAGAAACATGCACATAAAGGAGAATCAGTTCCCTCTGCACAAGCTCTGAACCATTCAGTGTACACATACATGTTGTTTCACAGAAACGAGCAGAAACAAGCCTAGGCATAAAAATTGGAGCTTTAAATAATTTCCCATTCTCCCAGTAGCTCGGTTTTCCTGTCCACACAGTACAAACCAGCACCATCATAATTCCGGGCAGCATTCTCCACCCAGCATCCCATGTGCGCTCCTGTATCCAGACCCGTGCCCGGCGCCCTTCGCCCCCAGACCAGCAGGGTGGCGGGGCCGGGACAGCGGCCCCCGCACACTTACGATCATGTCCTCGTGAGACGTG from the Caloenas nicobarica isolate bCalNic1 chromosome 11, bCalNic1.hap1, whole genome shotgun sequence genome contains:
- the SEC13 gene encoding protein SEC13 homolog, which translates into the protein MVSVINTVDTSHEDMIHDAQMDYYGTRLATCSSDRSVKIFDVRNGGQILIADLRGHEGPVWQVAWAHPMYGNILASCSYDRKVIIWKEENGTWEKTYEYTGHDSSVNSVCWAPHDYGLILACGSSDGAISLLSYTGDGQWELKKISNAHTIGCNAVSWAPAVVPGSLIEQPSGQKPNYIKRFASGGCDNLVKIWKEEDGQWKEEQKLEAHSDWVRDVAWAPSIGLPTSTIASCSQDGRVFIWTCDDASGNSWSPKLLHKFNDVVWHVSWSITANILAVSGGDNKVTLWKESVDGLWACISDVNKGQGGMSAVTEGQQNEQ